The Medicago truncatula cultivar Jemalong A17 chromosome 4, MtrunA17r5.0-ANR, whole genome shotgun sequence genome includes a region encoding these proteins:
- the LOC25491377 gene encoding receptor-like protein EIX1, translating into MLKLVGAIFVMLNVASVSGSCIEKERQALLELKSGLVLDNTYLLPSWDSKSDDCCAWEGIGCSNETGHVEILDLNGDQFGPFVGDINETLIELRHLKYLNLSWNLFSNSYFPELFGSLRNLRFLDLQGSFDGGRIPKDLARLSHLQYLDLSDNGLEGTIPHQLGNLSHLQYLDLSSNDLAGTVLRPLGSLSKLQELHLGYNQGLKVYFGGEWLSNLTLLTHLDLSRLPNLNSSHVWLQMIGKLPKIQELKLSGCVLSDLYLLSLSRSLLNFSTSLAILDLSQNAFSSSKIFEWVFNATTNLIELDLSYNIFKGTIPYDFGNRRNNLERLDLSGNVLHGGSSMESFSDICSLNSLKLDSNNLNEDISTILLKLAGCARYSLQDLSLHHNQITGTLPNLTIFPSLITIDISNNILSGKVPDGIPKSLESLIIKSNSLEGGIPKSFGSLCSLRSLDLSSNKLSEDLSVMLHNLSVGCAKNSLKELYLASNQIVGTVPDMSGFSSLENLFLYENLLNGTILKNSTFPYRLVNLYLDSNDLHGVITDSHFGNMSMLKYLSLSSNSLALKFSENWVPPFQLSTIYLRSCTLGPSFPKWLRSQKYLQRVEISNAGISDVVPVWFWTQATNIRFTNISYNNLTGTIPNMLIRFSTGCQVIMDSNQFEGSIPLFFRSATLLQLSNNKFSETHLFLCANTAVDRLLILDLSKNQLSRKLPDCWNHLKALEFLDLSDNTLSGVVPSSMGSLLKIKVLILRNNSLTGKLPFSLKNCTELIMLDLGDNRFSGPIPYWLGQQLQMLSLRKNHFNGSLPQSLCDITNIQLLDLSENNLSGRIFKCLKNFSAMSQNVSPNKTIVSVFVYYKGTLVYEGYDLIALLMWKGAERQFKNNKLILRSIDLSSNQLIGNIPEEIGNLMELVSLNLSNNNLNGKITSKIGRLTSLEFLDLSRNHFSGLIPPSLAQIDRLSLLNLSDNYLSGRIPIGTQLQSFNASNYEGNVDLCGKPLDKICPGDDEVVPEKPESSPEDKKPIYLSVALGFITGFWGLWGSFLLWKTWRHAYVLFLDNIIDTMYVFMVLNATKFRRWLRGLLVNFSFPSFTLAFIYCSQKFKP; encoded by the coding sequence ATGCTAAAGTTAGTTGGAGCAATCTTTGTTATGTTGAATGTTGCTTCTGTTTCTGGTAGTTGCATAGAGAAGGAGAGACAAGCACTCCTTGAGTTGAAGTCAGGTCTTGTGTTGGATAACACTTACCTTTTACCTTCTTGGGACagtaagagtgatgattgttgTGCATGGGAAGGAATTGGTTGTAGCAATGAAACTGGCCATGTTGAAATACTTGATCTAAATGGTGATCAGTTTGGTCCTTTTGTAGGCGACATCAATGAGACATTGATCGAGTTGCGGCATTTAAAGTATTTGAACCTCAGTTGGAATCTGTTTTCAAACAGTTATTTCCCAGAATTATTTGGTTCTCTAAGAAACTTGAGATTTCTTGATCTCCAAGGTTCATTTGATGGGGGAAGAATTCCAAAGGATCTTGCTCGTCTTTCGCACTTGCAATATCTTGATCTTTCAGACAATGGCCTTGAGGGTACAATCCCTCATCAACTTGGAAATCTCTCTCATTTGCAGTACCTTGATCTTAGTTCAAATGATCTTGCGGGAACCGTTCTTCGTCCACTTGGAAGTCTTTCAAAATTGCAGGAACTTCATCTAGGATACAATCAAGGACTTAAAGTTTATTTCGGAGGTGAGTGGCTTTCTAATCTCACTCTTTTAACGCATCTTGACTTGAGTCGCTTGCCAAATCTCAATTCTTCTCATGTCTGGCTGCAAATGATTGGAAAGCTTCCAAAAATACAAGAATTGAAGCTATCTGGTTGTGTTCTTTCAGATCTTTACCTTCTTTCTCTGTCTCGTTCGCTATTGAATTTTTCTACTTCTCTTGCAATTCTCGATCTTTCACAGAATGCCTTCTCATCATCCAAAATATTTGAGTGGGTGTTTAATGCCACCACCAACTTAATTGAGCTTGATCTTAGCTATAACATCTTCAAAGGCACCATTCCATATGATTTTGGCAACAGGAGAAACAATCTTGAACGACTTGACTTGTCTGGTAACGTACTGCATGGTGGAAGCAGTATGGAATCCTTTAGTGACATATGTAGCTTAAACTCATTGAAACTTGATTCTAACAATTTGAATGAAGACATTTCAACAATTCTTCTCAAATTGGCTGGTTGTGCTAGATACTCACTGCAAGATTTAAGCTTACATCACAACCAAATTACTGGCACATTGCCTAACCTTACAATATTCCCATCTCTAATAACAATCGACatttcaaataatatattaagtgggAAGGTACCAGATGGAATTCCAAAATCATTGGAGTCGTtgataattaaatcaaattctttAGAAGGTGGAATTCCCAAATCATTTGGTAGCCTATGTTCATTAAGGTCACTAGACCTGTCAAGTAACAAGTTGAGTGAAGATCTTTCAGTAATGCTTCATAATTTGTCTGTTGGGTGTGCAAAGAACTCGCTGAAAGAATTATACTTGGCTAGCAACCAAATTGTTGGCACGGTACCTGACATGTCAGGGTTCTCATCTTTAGAAAATCTGTTCCTTTATGAAAATCTATTAAATGGGACGATCCTAAAAAATTCTACATTCCCCTATCGATTAGTGAACCTCTACTTGGATTCCAATGATTTGCATGGTGTGATCACTGACTCTCATTTTGGAAACATGTCCATGTTAAAATATTTAAGCTTGAGTTCCAATTCATTGGCTTTGAAATTCAGTGAAAATTGGGTGCCACCTTTTCAACTATCTACCATATATTTAAGGTCTTGTACTTTAGGGCCAAGTTTTCCGAAATGGCTACGGAGTCAAAAATATCTTCAAAGGGTGGAAATTTCTAATGCTGGAATCTCAGATGTTGTTCCAGTGTGGTTCTGGACTCAAGCAACAAATATAAGGTTCACTAATATTTCGTACAATAATCTCACTGGCACAATTCCAAATATGCTCATAAGATTTTCTACAGGTTGTCAAGTAATTATGGATTCAAATCAATTTGAAGGTTCAATCCCTCTGTTTTTTCGAAGTGCAACATTGCTACAGTTGTCTAATAACAAATTTTCTGAAACTCACTTGTTTTTATGTGCCAACACTGCGGTTGATAGGTTGCTCATATTGGATCTATCAAAGAATCAATTATCAAGGAAGCTCCCTGATTGTTGGAATCATTTGAAAGCATTGGAATTTCTAGATTTAAGCGACAATACTTTGTCTGGTGTAGTTCCATCCTCAATGGGATCATTACTTAAAATTAAGGTATTGATATTGCGCAACAATAGCTTGACAGGGAAGTTACCTTTCTCATTGAAAAATTGCACAGAACTGATCATGCTAGATCTTGGAGATAATAGATTCTCGGGACCAATACCGTATTGGCTAGGACAACAATTACAAATGTTAAGCTTACGAAAGAACCATTTCAATGGAAGCCTTCCGCAGAGTCTTTGTGACATAACAAACATTCAGCTGTTGGATCTCTCTGAGAACAATCTATCAGGACGAATTTTCAAGTGCTTGAAGAATTTTTCCGCAATGTCTCAAAATGTTTCCCCAAATAAAACCATAGTTTCTGTATTTGTTTATTACAAAGGCACCCTTGTATATGAAGGCTATGATTTGATTGCATTGTTGATGTGGAAAGGTGCAGAACGACAATTCAAGAATAATAAGCTCATTTTGAGAAGTATTGATCTATCAAGCAATCAATTGATAGGAAATATTCCAGAAGAAATAGGAAACTTGATGGAGTTGGTGTCGTTGAATTTATcaaacaacaatttgaatggAAAAATTACTTCAAAGATTGGAAGGTTAACATCACTTGAATTTCTTGACTTGTCAAGAAACCATTTCTCTGGTTTGATTCCACCTTCTCTAGCTCAAATAGATCGCTTGTCCTTGTTGAATCTGTCGGATAATTATCTCTCTGGAAGAATTCCAATTGGCACGCAGCTGCAGAGTTTCAATGCCTCAAATTATGAAGGGAATGTTGATCTTTGTGGGAAACCACTTGACAAAATATGTCCAGGAGATGATGAAGTTGTGCCCGAGAAACCAGAAAGTAGTCCAGAAGATAAAAAACCAATTTATTTGAGTGTGGCATTGGGATTTATCACAGGATTTTGGGGACTATGGGGATCATTTCTGCTGTGGAAGACTTGGAGACATGCATATGTCTTGTTCTTGGACAACATAATTGACACAATGTATGTGTTTATGGTGCTGAATGCAACTAAGTTTCGAAGATGGCTTAGAGGCTTGTTGGTaaacttttcttttccttctttcaCTCTTGCCTTTATATATTGTAGTCAGAAGTTTAAACcatga
- the LOC25491379 gene encoding auxin-induced protein IAA6, producing MAREGFGLEITELRLGLPCGEPQKNEKKRMFSEIDGGEEENGGSGDQKIEKKNQVVGWPPVCSYRKKNMNEGSKMYMKVSMDGAPYLRKIDLGLHKGYLELALALEKLFGCCGIEEALKDADNCEHVPIYEDKDGDWMLVGDVPWEMFIESCKRLRIMKRSDAKGFGLQPKGSLKRFI from the exons ATGGCAAGAGAAGGTTTTGGACTTGAAATAACCGAGCTAAGGTTGGGTTTGCCATGTGGTGAGCCACAAAAGAATGAGAAGAAGAGGATGTTCTCCGAGATTGACGGTGGCGAGGAAGAAAATGGAGGTTCCGGTGACCAGAAAATCGAGAAGAAGAATCAAGTTGTGGGATGGCCTCCGGTGTGTTCGTACCGGAAGAAGAATATGAATGAAGGTTCAAAAATGTACATGAAGGTTAGCATGGATGGAGCTCCTTACTTGCGTAAGATTGATCTTGGTTTGCATAAGGGATACTTGGAGTTAGCTTTGGCTTTGGAGAAGCTCTTTGGTTGTTGTGGAATTG AGGAAGCGTTGAAGGATGCAGACAATTGTGAACACGTTCCCATTTATGAGGACAAAGATGGTGACTGGATGCTGGTTGGAGATGTCCCTTGGGA GATGTTTATTGAATCATGCAAGAGGCTGAGGATTATGAAGAGATCAGATGCAAAGGGTTTTGGTTTGCAACCAAAAGGATCTTTAAAGAGATTCATATAG